ATCCGCGAGGCCGACGCGCTGACCGAGGACATCCTGCGCCTCGCGAAGGACCACGGCTTCAGCGACGTGCAGATCGCGGAGCTCCGCGATCTCGGCGAAGCGGAGGTGCGCGGCATCCGTCACGGCTTCGGACTGCGTCCCGTCTACAAGACCGTCGACACGTGCGCGGGGGAGTTCCCGGCGCTCACGCCATATCACTACTCCTCGTACGACCGCGAGACCGAGGTGATGCCGAGCGAGGGCCGGAAGGTGGTCATCATCGGGTCGGGCCCGAACCGCATCGGCCAGGGTGTCGAGTTCGACTACTCGTGCGTCCACGCATCCTTCGCCCTGTCGGATGCCGGGTACGAGACCGTCATGGTCAACTGCAACCCCGAGACGGTCTCGACCGACTACGACACCAGCGACCGCCTCTACTTCGAGCCGCTGACCCTCGAGGACGTCCTCGAGGTGCTCCACGCCGAAGCGCAGTCCGGTGAGATCGTCGGGGTCATCTGCCAGCTCGGTGGTCAGACGCCGCTCGGCCTCGCGAAGGGCATCGAGGCTGCCGGCTACACGATCCTCGGCACGAAGCCCGCCGCCATCGACATCGCCGAAGAGCGCGAGCAGTTCTCGCAGCTGCTCGACCGGGCCGGTCTCACCGCGCCCCGGCACGGCACGGCGACGAATGAGGCCGGCGCCGTCGCCATCGCAGAGGAGATCGGGTACCCGGTGCTCGTGCGGCCCAGCTTCGTCCTCGGCGGGCGCGGCATGGAGATCGTGTACGACACCGCGAGCCTGCGCGACTACTTCGTCCGCATCGCGGACCAGGCGATCATCCGCGACGACGCTCCGCTGCTGGTCGACCGGTTCCTCGACGACGCGGTGGAGATCGACGTCGACGCCCTCTTCGACGGCGAGCAGCTCTACATCGGCGGCGTCATGGAGCACCTCGAAGAGGCCGGCATCCACTCCGGCGACTCGTCGTGCACTCTGCCGCCCATGTCGCTCGGCCGCGGCGAGATCGACCGCGTGCGCATCGCGACGCACGCGATCGCCGAGGGTGTCGGCGTCCGCGGCCTCCTGAACGTCCAGTTCGCCGTGTCCGCCGGCGTCCTGTACGTCATCGAGGCGAACCCCCGCGCCTCGCGCACGGTTCCGTTCGTGTCGAAGGCTCTCGGCATCCCGATGGCCAAGGCCGCGAGCCGCATCATGGCGGGCTCGTCGATCGCCGACCTGATCGCCGAGGGTCTGCTGCCCGAGCAGGACGGCTCGCGCGTGCCGCTCGACGCGCCGGTCGCCGTGAAGGAGGCCGTGCTGCCGTTCAAGCGGTTCCGGACCGCGGACGGTCGCACCGTGGACTCGGTGCTCGGGCCCGAGATGCGCTCGACGGGCGAAGTCATGGGCATCGACCGCGACTTCCCGACGGCGTTCGCGAAGAGCCAGGCCGCGGCCTACGGCGGGATGCCGACCTCTGGCACCGTCTTCCTCTCGGTTGCCGACGACGACAAGCGCGCTGTCATCCTGCCCGCCCACCGGCTGCAGGAGCTCGGCTACACGCTCATTGCGACGGAGGGCACGGCCGAGATCCTGGCCCGAAACGGCATCACGGTGAAGGTGGTGTCGAAGTACTCCGAGACGCAGGGCTCCGGCGAGCAGAACGTCGTCGACCTCATCAACGCGGGCGAGATCGACATCGTCGTGAACACCCCCTCGGGCGGGATCGCGCGAGCCGACGGGTACGAGATCCGTGCGGCTGCGGTGGCCGCAGACAAGGCGCTCTTCACCACGATGGCTGTGCTCGGGGCGGCGGTGTCGGCGATGCCGGTGCTCCGCGAGGGCTTCTCGGTTCGGAGCCTGCAGGAATACGCCGCCGACCGGAAGGCGTCGGTGTGACCTCATTCGGTTCGCGGCTGGCCGCGGCGGTCGACGCCCGCGGTCCGCTGTGCGTCGGGATCGACCCCCACGCGTCTCTTCTGGACGCGTGGGGGCTCCCGGCATCCGCCGCGGGGGTCCGGGAGTTCGGGCTGCGCGTGGTGGATGCCGCCCGCACCCGGGTGGGAGTCGTCAAGCCGCAGGTCGCGTTCTTCGAGCGGTACGGTTCTGCGGGATACGCCGCACTCGAGGAGGTCATCGGCACCGCCCGCGCCGCCGGTCTGATCGTGATCGCCGACGCCAAGCGCGGCGACATCGGGACGACGATGGACGGATACGCAGAGGCGTGGCTGTCGGCCGGATCGCCTCTCGAAGCGGATGCCGTGACAGTCAGTCCGTACCTCGGCCCCGACTCGCTCCGCGGCACGATCGCCACCGCCGTCCGCGAGGGCAAGGGCATCTACGTCCTGGCAGCGACGAGCAACCCCGAGGCCGCCGGACTGCAATCCGCCGAGCTCACGGCGGTCGATGCGGAGCGCGGCCAGACGGTCGCGGACTGGGTCGCCCAGCGCGCCGGATCCGCCAACTCGTCCGCTGTCGTCGGCGACGACCGCTTCGGTCCGGTGGGCTTCGTCGTCGGGGCTACAGTGGAGCGCGCCGATCTCGGTCTGACCGATGCGTCGCTGCAGCGTGCGTCTCTCCTCGCCCCCGGGTTCGGAGCACAGGGCGCGCGCCTCTCCGACATCTCCGAGCGATTCGGCGCCCTGGCGCCGCAGGTGCTCGCCAGTGCGAGCCGCAGCATCCTCGGTGCCGGTCCCGACGGGATCGCCGCCGCCATCGACACCCACAATTCAGAACTCCAGGACGCCCGACATGCCTGACTCCCGTACCCCTCCCGAGGTCGATCGCGCTGCGGCGTCACGCCGCGCCGTCGCCGCCCGCCGCGAGCGCGCCGCCCTGAAGCGCGACGTGTCGACCCGGGTCATCAGCCCGCAGGACCTCCTCCGCCGGGCGTGGGCCGAGCCGCAGTCGGCGGCAGCCGCGATGCGGGTGACCGAGTTCCTCACCGCGATCCCCGCGATCGGAGAGGGCAAGCGGGACCGCATCCTGGCCGACCTGCAGATCGCGCCGGTGAAGAAGATCGGCGGACTCGGCATCCGTCAGCGGACCGTCCTGCAGGACTACCTCGACCGCCGGCTGCCGGAGCCGAGCGCACGAGAGGCCCGGAGCCGCCTGATCGTCCTCGCCGGACCCACGGCGGTCGGCAAGGGCACCGTTGCGGCGCACATCAAGGAACACCACCCCGAGATCCTGCTCTCGGTCTCTGCGACGACGCGTCCCGCTCGACCGGGGGAGGTCGAAGGGGAGCACTACTTCTTCGTCGACGATGCCGAGTTCGATCGGCTGGTCCGTGACGGGGAACTCCTCGAGCACGCCACGGTTCACAACGCCTACCGGTACGGCACACCCCGTCGGCCGATCGACGCCGCCCTCGCGGAGGGGCGGACGGTCCTTCTCGAGATCGACCTCCAGGGCGCCCGTCAGGTGCGCGCCGCCGCGCCCGATGCGACCCTCGTCTTCCTCCTGCCGCCCAGCTGGGACGAACTCGTGAACCGCCTCGTCGGTCGCGGGACCGAGGGCGAGGAGGAGCGCGCGCGACGCCTGAAGACCGCCCGCATCGAGCTCGCCTCGCAGGGCGAATTCGACTATCGCGTCGTGAACGACGACGTCGCGCGGGCTGCTGCGGAGATCGCGCGACTCGCGAGCTGACCCCGAGGCGGCACCCGATGCCGCTTCATTTCACCGCGTTACGTTCGATGTGGTCGACAGGGCGCGGTCCGGGAGGCTGGACGCATGTCCGCCGTCCTCACCGCCTCCGACGCTGCCCGGAGCGCGCCCGCTCCCCGCGGCGCCGTCTCGCTGTCGGGCGTGAGTCGGACCTTCCCTGGAGCGGCCGCGCCCGTTCCCGTTCTTCGCGGAATCGACCTCGCGTTCGAACCGGGGGAGATCATCGCCGTCATCGGACCGTCGGGCTGCGGTAAGTCCACGCTCCTGCGCCTGCTCGCCGGCCTCGACGTGCCGACAGACGGCTCCGTGACCGTCGACGGCACGCCGCTCCGCGACACCGACGACCGCACGGCCGTCGCCTTCCAGGAGCCGCGCCTGCTCCCGTGGCGCTCCATCGCTCAGAACGTCGAACTCGGGATGCCGCGCGGCACGCCACGGGCCGAGGTCGCGTCCCGCGTCGCGGAACTCCTCGAACTCGTCGGGCTGACGGGCGCCGCCGGGCTCCGCCCCCGCGAGGTCTCGGGCGGCATGGCCCAGCGCGCCTCGCTGGCCCGTGCGCTCGCTCGTGGCCCCGAGGTACTCCTCCTCGACGAGCCGTTCGGTGCGCTCGACGCGCTGACGCGGCTTCGGATGCAGGACCTCCTCCTCGATATCCACTCCACCGAGCCCACGACCGTCGTGCTCGTCACACACGACGTCGAAGAAGCGTTGTACCTCGCCGATCGCGTGCTGCAGCTGCGCGCCATCGACGCGGGCTCCGAGGACTCCTCGATCGCACGCGCGATCGAGGTCCCCGGCATCCGTCCCCGTGACCGCGCCGATCGCGGTTTCACGAACCTTCGCGCCGAACTCCTCGACGGACTCGGCGTAGACACCCACCGCTCAACCCCTCAGGAGACCCGATGAGCACCCTCACCCGCCGCACCGTTCCCGCCCTCGCCGTGGGTGCCGTGGTGATGCTCATGGCGACGGGATGCCTCGCCGGCGAGAACGCCAGTTCGACCTCCGGTGAGAGCGGCAAGTGGTCGACCGACACGCTGTCGATCGACTTCGCCACCTACAACCCCCTCAGCCTCGTCGTGAAGGACCAGGGCCTCATCGAGAAGGCGCTGGGCGACGATGTCGACGTCGAGTGGACGCAGTCCGCAGGATCGAACAAGGCGAACGAACTCCTCCGCGCCGGCGCCCTCGACGTCGGTTCGACGGCCGGTTCGGCCGCGCTGCTCGCCCGGGCGAACGGATCGCCGATCAAGGTCATCGACGTGTACTCGCAGCCCGAGTGGTCGGCCATCGTCGTCGGCCCGGACAGCGACATCACGTCGGTCGCGGACCTCAAGGGCAAGAAGGTCGCCGCGACGAGCGGGACCGACCCTTACTTCTTCCTTCTTCAGGCACTCGAGACCGCTGGGCTCAGCGTCACGGACGTCGACGTGCAGAACCTGCAACACGCAGACGGACGTTCGGCGCTCGACGGCGGATCGGTCGACGCGTGGGCGGGCCTCGACCCGATCATGGCTGCCGCCGAGGTGGAGTCGGGCGACAAGCTCATCTACCGGAACGTCGACTTCAACTCCTACGGTTTCCTCAACGCGACGGAGGAGTTCCTCACCGACCACAAGGACGTCGCTCAGGTCGTCGTCGACGCCTACGAAGAGGCCCGTACGTGGGCGATCGCGAACCCGGAGAAGACCGCTGACCTCCTCGCCGACGTCGCCGGCATCGACCCGAAGGTCGCCACCACCGTGATCGCCGAGCGGTCGAACCTCGACGTGAGCGGCATCCCGGGCGACGCCCAGCTGGCCGTCCTCAAGAAGATCGCGCCGGTCCTCGTCGATTCCGACGCGGTCACCGGTGGGCAGGATGCCGTCGACAAGGCGCTCGACACGATCATCGAGCCGACGTTCGCCGAGAAGGCGGCGGGCTGAGTATGACGGCCTCCGCAGAGGCGACCACCACCGCCGCGGCGCCTTCGGGCGCGTCGGCGGTGCCGCCGTTCTGGTCGCGGACGAGCGTTCGTATCGTCGGCGGTCTCGTCGTTCCCCTCGCAGTCCTCGCGCTGTGGCAGGCCGTCACGGGGTTCGGGCTCATCCCGACCTACCGGCTGCCGGCACCCATCGACGTCGTCAACGCGGCGGTACAGCTGGCGGCAGACGGCTCCCTATGGCGTCACGTCGCCATCTCGGTTCAGCGAGTGTTCCTCGGGTTCGTGTTCGGTTCGCTGGTGGGACTCGCTGTCGCTGCGGTCGTGGGTCTCACCCGCTCCGGGGACGTGCTTCTGAGCCCCATTCTCGCGGCGTTCCGCGCCATTCCGTCCCTGGCTCTCGTCCCGCTGCTGATGCTGTGGATGGGAATCGGAGAGGACTCGAAAGTGACCCTCGTCGCGATCGGCGCGTTCTTCCCTCTCTTCACGACCGTCGCCGGCGCGCTCCGGAAGGTTGATCCGCATCTCGTGGAGATGGGACGCTCCTTCGGTCTGCGCGGCTGGGAACTCTTCCGCTCGGTCCAGTTGCCCGCCACCGTTCCTTCGCTCATCTCCGGTCTCCGACTCGCGCTTGCCCAGGCGTGGCTCTTCTTGGTGGCGGCCGAACTCCTCGCCGCCTCGATGGGCCTCGGTTTCCTCCTCACCGACGCGCAGAGCACCGGCCGTGTGGATCGGATCTTCCTCGCGATCGTCGTGCTGGCGACTCTCGGCACCCTCTCCAATGCGCTGGTCACCCTCCTCGAGCGGCGCCTGTTGAGGAAATGGGCATGACTGCTCACTCCACCGACGAGCTGCGCCTCGTCGAGACTCGCACCTACCCGGCGCCCGCCGCGTTCGCGGCGCAGGCGAACGTGACGGAAGTCGCGTACGCCGAGGGGTCTGCTGACCCGATCGCGTTCTGGGAGGCGGCTGCGCGGCGTCTGGAGTGGATCACCCCCTGGCACACGGCGCTCGACTGGCGTCCGCCCGTCCGGGCCGTCGAGGGCGAGCTCTCCGTCCCCGCCGCACGATGGTTCGACGGGGGGACTCTGAACGTCGCCGTCAACTGCGTGGACCGCCACGTCGCCGCCGGTCGCGGCGAGAAGATCGCGCTCCACTTCGAAGGCGAGCCCGGCGATCGCGACTCGGTCACCTACGCCGACCTGCAGCGGCGCGTGTCTCAAGCGGCGAACGCCCTCATCGGCCTCGGCATCCAACCCGGTGACCGCGTCGTCGTCTACCTGCCTGTCCTCGTCGAGACGGTCGTCATCGCGCTCGCGTGCGCGCGCGTCGGCGCCGTCCACTCGCTCGTCTTCGGCGGATTCTCGGCGGAGGCCGTGCGGTTCCGACTCGAGGACACGGGCGCGAAGCTGCTCGTCACGAGCGACGGCCAGTTCCGCCGCGGGGGAGCGGTCGAGGTGAAGTCCGCCGCGGATGCCGCTGCCTCGGGCCTGCCCGATCTCGAACACGTGCTCGTGGTCCGCCGCACCGGTGCAGATGTCGCCTGGACCCACGGCCGCGACGTCTGGTGGCACGACGTCGTCGACACGGCGTCGCCCGTGCACGACGCGCCGGCGTTCGACGCCGAGCATCCGCTGTTCATCATCTACACGTCCGGGACGACCGGGAAGCCGAAGGGACTCGTCCACACCTCGGGCGGCTACCTCACGCACGCGAGCTGGGCGCACTGGGCGCACTTCGACGCGAAGCCCGACGACGTCCACTGGTGCACGGCCGACCTCGCGTGGGTCACAGCGCACACCTACGAGATCTACGGACCGCTCTCGAACGGGCTCACCCAGGTGATCTACGAGGGCACACCGGATGCCCCGCACCGCGAGCGCCATCTCGAGATCATCGAGCGTTACGGGGTGACGGTCTACTACACGGCGCCCACCCTCATCCGGACCTTCATGACGTGGTTCGGAGACGCGCTTCCTGCCGGCCACGATCTGTCGAGCATCCGGCTGCTCGGAACCGTGGGCGAGGCCATCAATCCCGCCGCGTGGGTGTGGTTCCGTCGCAACTTCGGTCGGGACGAGGTGCCGGTCGTCGACACGTGGTGGCAGTCCGAGACCGGTGCCGCGATGATCGCGCCGCTGCCGGGTGTCACGACCCTCAAGCCCGGGTCCGCGACGGTGCCGCTTCCCGGTATCGATGCCGCGGTGGTCGATTCCGACGGACGCGAGGTCGAGCCCGGTCGCTCGGGGACACTCGTCGTCCGTCGGCCGTGGCCCGGGATGGCGCGGACGGTGTGGGGACACCCCGAGCGGTACCGCGATTCGTACTGGGCTGCCTACGCGGGGCACGGTGAGCACGGCGGGTACTACGTCGCCGGCGACGGGGCGACCCGCGACGCCGACGGCCACATCTGGATCCTCGGGCGGCTCGACGACGTCGTGAACGTGTCGGGACACCGCCTGTCGACGATCGAGATCGAATCGGCGCTCGTCGCCCACGATTCCGTCGGCGAGGCGGGGACGACCGCGGTCGTCGACGCGATCACCGGCCACGCCGTCGCCGCGTTCGTCGTCCCCTCGGGGGCGGGGGACCCCGACCCGGCTGACCTCCGATCGCACGTTGCGCGCGAGATCGGCCCCGTGGCGAAGCCCCGTCACGTCATCGTCGTTCCCGACCTCCCCAAGACCCGGTCCGGCAAGATCCTCCGCCGCCTGCTCGCAGAGCTGTGGGAGGCCGAACAGGACCGCCGCGCGGGTCGCGAACCCGCCCCCCTCGGCGACACGACCTCGCTGCAGAATCCCGACGCCGTCGCTCGCATCGCCGCCGCCCTGGCCGCGGCGTGAGCCGCAGCATCCACTTGCCAGAAAGAGAACATGACTGACGAACACCGCTTCGGCTTCCGCACGCGCGCACTGCACGCGGGAGGAACACCGGATGCCGCGACCGGCGCCCGCGCCGTGCCGATCTACCAGACCTCCTCCTTCGTCTTCGACGACGCGACGGATGCCGCGAACCTGTTCGCGCTGCAGAAGTACGGCAACATCTACTCGCGCATCGGCAACCCGACGGTCGCTGCACTCGAGGAGCGCCTCGCGTCCCTCGAGGGCGGCATCGGCGCAGTGGCGACCGCCTCCGGGATGAGCGCCGAGTTCATCACCTTCGCCGCGCTCGTCGGTGTCGGCGACCACGTCGTCGCCTCGGCGCAGCTCTACGGCGGCACCGTCACCCAGCTCGACGTGACGCTCCGCCGTTTCGGGGTCGACACGACGTTCGTCGCCTCGAGCGACCCGGCGGACTACGCTGCGGCGATCCGCCCCGAGACGAAGGTGCTCTACGTCGAGACGATCGGCAACCCGTCGGGGGAGATCGCCGACATCGAGGGCCTCGCCGAGGTCGCACACGCGGCCGGCATCCCCCTCGTCGTCGACTCGACGCTCGCGACGCCGTATCTGGCCCGGCCCCTCGAGCACGGCGCCGACATCGTCATCCACTCGGTCACCAAGTTCCTCGGCGGGCACGGCACCACCCTCGGCGGCGTGGTCGTAGAGAGGGGCACGTTCGACTGGGGCAACGGCAAGTTCCCGCAGATGACCGAGCCCGTCGCCTCCTACGGCGGCATCAAGTGGTGGGACAACTTCGGCGAGTACGGCTTCCTCACCAAGCTCCGGAGCGAACAGCTCCGTGACATCGGCGCCGCGCTCAGCCCGCACTCGGCCTTCCTCCTTCTCCAGGGTGTCGAGACGCTTCCGCAGCGCATCGACGCGCACCTGTCGAACGCCCGGATCGTGGCGGAGTGGCTGGACTCGGACCCCCGCGTCTCGTTCGTGACGTGGGCGGGGCTCCCGAGCCACCCGCACCATGCCCGCGCCGAGAAGTACCTTCCGCTCGGGCCGGGCTCGGTCTTCGCCTTCGGCGTGAAGGCCGCCGAGGAGTCCGCGACCGAGGAGGAGCGGGTGGCCGCCGGGCGCCGCGCGGGGGAGGCTGTCATCGACGCGCTGCAGCTCGCCTCGCACCTCGCCAACATCGGCGATGCCCGGACCCTCGTCATCCATCCCGCCTCGACGACGCACCAGCAGCTGAGTGCCGACCAGCTCACCGCGGCCGGCGTGCCCGCCGACCTCATCCGCATCTCGGTCGGTCTCGAAGACCCCGAGGACATCGTGTGGGACCTCGACCAGGCCCTCACCCGAGCCACAGGAGTCAGCCGATGACCGATCCGAACACGTGCGCCGTCCCGCAGCCCGCCTCCACCGACGGTGCGACGTGCGCGCTTCCGAGTGCGCCCGAGGCCGGGCATCCGGCGCGCACGTGGCCCGCCGCCGGGCCGCAGGAGCGGTTCGAGATCCTCCGCGCGGCGAAGTCGATCGCAATCGTCGGCGCCTCCGACAACCCGGCACGAGCGAGCTACTTCGTCGCGACCTACCTCAGCGGCAGCTCGCCCTACGACGTCTACTACGTCAATCCGCGCGCGACGGAGATCCTCGGACAACCGGCGTACGCGTCGCTCGCCGACCTCCCCGTCGTCCCGGATATCGTCGACGTCT
This DNA window, taken from Microbacterium sp. MM2322, encodes the following:
- the carB gene encoding carbamoyl-phosphate synthase large subunit: MPKRDDIHSVLVIGSGPIVIGQACEFDYSGTQACRVLREEGVRVILVNSNPATIMTDPDFADATYVEPITWQVLETIIAKERPDAILPTLGGQTALNAAIQLDQHGVLEKYDVELIGANLEAINKGEDRQIFKQLVLDSGADVADSRICTSMDEVLAGAAELGYPLVVRPSFTMGGLGSGFAYDEQDLRRIAGAGLRDSPTHEVLLEESILGWKEYELEVMRDNADNVVVVCSIENVDPVGVHTGDSITVAPALTLTDREYQKLRDIGIDIIRAVGVDTGGCNIQFAVDPASGRIIVIEMNPRVSRSSALASKATGFPIAKLAAKLAIGYRLDEVQNDITKATPASFEPTLDYVVVKVPRFNFEKFPAADTTLTTTMKSVGEAMAIGRNYATALQKALRSLEKRGSSFHWGPEERSAEELLEIAKTPTDGRIVVLQQALRKGATLEQAFEATAIDPWFLDQMILINEVAEYIREADALTEDILRLAKDHGFSDVQIAELRDLGEAEVRGIRHGFGLRPVYKTVDTCAGEFPALTPYHYSSYDRETEVMPSEGRKVVIIGSGPNRIGQGVEFDYSCVHASFALSDAGYETVMVNCNPETVSTDYDTSDRLYFEPLTLEDVLEVLHAEAQSGEIVGVICQLGGQTPLGLAKGIEAAGYTILGTKPAAIDIAEEREQFSQLLDRAGLTAPRHGTATNEAGAVAIAEEIGYPVLVRPSFVLGGRGMEIVYDTASLRDYFVRIADQAIIRDDAPLLVDRFLDDAVEIDVDALFDGEQLYIGGVMEHLEEAGIHSGDSSCTLPPMSLGRGEIDRVRIATHAIAEGVGVRGLLNVQFAVSAGVLYVIEANPRASRTVPFVSKALGIPMAKAASRIMAGSSIADLIAEGLLPEQDGSRVPLDAPVAVKEAVLPFKRFRTADGRTVDSVLGPEMRSTGEVMGIDRDFPTAFAKSQAAAYGGMPTSGTVFLSVADDDKRAVILPAHRLQELGYTLIATEGTAEILARNGITVKVVSKYSETQGSGEQNVVDLINAGEIDIVVNTPSGGIARADGYEIRAAAVAADKALFTTMAVLGAAVSAMPVLREGFSVRSLQEYAADRKASV
- the pyrF gene encoding orotidine-5'-phosphate decarboxylase, translating into MTSFGSRLAAAVDARGPLCVGIDPHASLLDAWGLPASAAGVREFGLRVVDAARTRVGVVKPQVAFFERYGSAGYAALEEVIGTARAAGLIVIADAKRGDIGTTMDGYAEAWLSAGSPLEADAVTVSPYLGPDSLRGTIATAVREGKGIYVLAATSNPEAAGLQSAELTAVDAERGQTVADWVAQRAGSANSSAVVGDDRFGPVGFVVGATVERADLGLTDASLQRASLLAPGFGAQGARLSDISERFGALAPQVLASASRSILGAGPDGIAAAIDTHNSELQDARHA
- the gmk gene encoding guanylate kinase translates to MPDSRTPPEVDRAAASRRAVAARRERAALKRDVSTRVISPQDLLRRAWAEPQSAAAAMRVTEFLTAIPAIGEGKRDRILADLQIAPVKKIGGLGIRQRTVLQDYLDRRLPEPSAREARSRLIVLAGPTAVGKGTVAAHIKEHHPEILLSVSATTRPARPGEVEGEHYFFVDDAEFDRLVRDGELLEHATVHNAYRYGTPRRPIDAALAEGRTVLLEIDLQGARQVRAAAPDATLVFLLPPSWDELVNRLVGRGTEGEEERARRLKTARIELASQGEFDYRVVNDDVARAAAEIARLAS
- a CDS encoding ABC transporter ATP-binding protein, whose product is MSAVLTASDAARSAPAPRGAVSLSGVSRTFPGAAAPVPVLRGIDLAFEPGEIIAVIGPSGCGKSTLLRLLAGLDVPTDGSVTVDGTPLRDTDDRTAVAFQEPRLLPWRSIAQNVELGMPRGTPRAEVASRVAELLELVGLTGAAGLRPREVSGGMAQRASLARALARGPEVLLLDEPFGALDALTRLRMQDLLLDIHSTEPTTVVLVTHDVEEALYLADRVLQLRAIDAGSEDSSIARAIEVPGIRPRDRADRGFTNLRAELLDGLGVDTHRSTPQETR
- a CDS encoding aliphatic sulfonate ABC transporter substrate-binding protein, which codes for MSTLTRRTVPALAVGAVVMLMATGCLAGENASSTSGESGKWSTDTLSIDFATYNPLSLVVKDQGLIEKALGDDVDVEWTQSAGSNKANELLRAGALDVGSTAGSAALLARANGSPIKVIDVYSQPEWSAIVVGPDSDITSVADLKGKKVAATSGTDPYFFLLQALETAGLSVTDVDVQNLQHADGRSALDGGSVDAWAGLDPIMAAAEVESGDKLIYRNVDFNSYGFLNATEEFLTDHKDVAQVVVDAYEEARTWAIANPEKTADLLADVAGIDPKVATTVIAERSNLDVSGIPGDAQLAVLKKIAPVLVDSDAVTGGQDAVDKALDTIIEPTFAEKAAG
- a CDS encoding ABC transporter permease, which translates into the protein MTASAEATTTAAAPSGASAVPPFWSRTSVRIVGGLVVPLAVLALWQAVTGFGLIPTYRLPAPIDVVNAAVQLAADGSLWRHVAISVQRVFLGFVFGSLVGLAVAAVVGLTRSGDVLLSPILAAFRAIPSLALVPLLMLWMGIGEDSKVTLVAIGAFFPLFTTVAGALRKVDPHLVEMGRSFGLRGWELFRSVQLPATVPSLISGLRLALAQAWLFLVAAELLAASMGLGFLLTDAQSTGRVDRIFLAIVVLATLGTLSNALVTLLERRLLRKWA
- the acs gene encoding acetate--CoA ligase — encoded protein: MTAHSTDELRLVETRTYPAPAAFAAQANVTEVAYAEGSADPIAFWEAAARRLEWITPWHTALDWRPPVRAVEGELSVPAARWFDGGTLNVAVNCVDRHVAAGRGEKIALHFEGEPGDRDSVTYADLQRRVSQAANALIGLGIQPGDRVVVYLPVLVETVVIALACARVGAVHSLVFGGFSAEAVRFRLEDTGAKLLVTSDGQFRRGGAVEVKSAADAAASGLPDLEHVLVVRRTGADVAWTHGRDVWWHDVVDTASPVHDAPAFDAEHPLFIIYTSGTTGKPKGLVHTSGGYLTHASWAHWAHFDAKPDDVHWCTADLAWVTAHTYEIYGPLSNGLTQVIYEGTPDAPHRERHLEIIERYGVTVYYTAPTLIRTFMTWFGDALPAGHDLSSIRLLGTVGEAINPAAWVWFRRNFGRDEVPVVDTWWQSETGAAMIAPLPGVTTLKPGSATVPLPGIDAAVVDSDGREVEPGRSGTLVVRRPWPGMARTVWGHPERYRDSYWAAYAGHGEHGGYYVAGDGATRDADGHIWILGRLDDVVNVSGHRLSTIEIESALVAHDSVGEAGTTAVVDAITGHAVAAFVVPSGAGDPDPADLRSHVAREIGPVAKPRHVIVVPDLPKTRSGKILRRLLAELWEAEQDRRAGREPAPLGDTTSLQNPDAVARIAAALAAA
- a CDS encoding O-acetylhomoserine aminocarboxypropyltransferase/cysteine synthase family protein, encoding MTDEHRFGFRTRALHAGGTPDAATGARAVPIYQTSSFVFDDATDAANLFALQKYGNIYSRIGNPTVAALEERLASLEGGIGAVATASGMSAEFITFAALVGVGDHVVASAQLYGGTVTQLDVTLRRFGVDTTFVASSDPADYAAAIRPETKVLYVETIGNPSGEIADIEGLAEVAHAAGIPLVVDSTLATPYLARPLEHGADIVIHSVTKFLGGHGTTLGGVVVERGTFDWGNGKFPQMTEPVASYGGIKWWDNFGEYGFLTKLRSEQLRDIGAALSPHSAFLLLQGVETLPQRIDAHLSNARIVAEWLDSDPRVSFVTWAGLPSHPHHARAEKYLPLGPGSVFAFGVKAAEESATEEERVAAGRRAGEAVIDALQLASHLANIGDARTLVIHPASTTHQQLSADQLTAAGVPADLIRISVGLEDPEDIVWDLDQALTRATGVSR
- a CDS encoding CoA-binding protein, with translation MTDPNTCAVPQPASTDGATCALPSAPEAGHPARTWPAAGPQERFEILRAAKSIAIVGASDNPARASYFVATYLSGSSPYDVYYVNPRATEILGQPAYASLADLPVVPDIVDVFRKHDDLPGVAQEAVDAGSSTLWLQLGSWHEGAAKIAADAGLSVVMDRCVKIEHARFHGGLHLAGFDTGVLSSKRQLLSR